The following coding sequences lie in one Bacteroidota bacterium genomic window:
- the crtI gene encoding phytoene desaturase, with amino-acid sequence MPGRQRNNKSFGQKPVQSVAVIGAGVGGLGTAIRLAARGFRVTVFEANSYPGGKLTQIRLGDYRFDAGPSLFTMPEYVEELFQLAGRKVDDYFGYERESESGRYFWNDGTRLVAHADLQTFVREVEQALGVEAPRTLRRFRRSEQMYQLAGRIFLHNPLNKLSTWLNRDVAKALLHIHRMGIVRSMHSENQKILRHPKLVQLFDRYATYNGSSPYKAPAALNVIPHLEHSLGTYIPKKGMHQITESLYTLALELGVKFRFGERVEKIVHQAGKVTGIITATGQFDADLVVSDMDVMLTYRRLLTDIPAPEFILRQERSTSALIFYWGIRRNFPELGLHNVFFGDDYKGEFERLFSGIVPDPDPTIYISVSSKRVPQDAPPGCENWFVMLNVPPHRQAFDWNKLIPQYRTIVLQKLSKVLKTNIEPLVEVEDTLSPLDIELRTSSFGGSLYGNSSNNRFAAFLRHANNSRRLKNLYFCGGSVHPGGGIPLCLLSAKIVSGLIPDP; translated from the coding sequence ATGCCTGGAAGACAGAGAAATAATAAATCTTTCGGACAAAAGCCCGTGCAAAGTGTGGCTGTGATCGGCGCAGGTGTTGGCGGCCTGGGCACAGCCATCAGACTGGCTGCCCGAGGCTTTCGTGTGACTGTCTTCGAAGCAAACTCGTATCCCGGAGGAAAGCTAACACAAATTCGCCTTGGCGACTACCGCTTCGATGCCGGCCCTTCGCTGTTCACCATGCCTGAATATGTGGAAGAGTTGTTTCAACTTGCCGGACGCAAGGTGGATGATTACTTTGGTTATGAGCGCGAAAGCGAGTCGGGGAGGTATTTCTGGAACGATGGAACAAGGCTGGTGGCCCATGCCGACCTGCAGACCTTCGTGCGCGAGGTGGAACAGGCATTGGGCGTTGAAGCACCGAGGACGCTGAGGCGGTTTCGCAGAAGCGAGCAAATGTACCAGCTTGCCGGGCGCATCTTCCTGCACAACCCGCTCAACAAACTCTCGACCTGGCTCAACCGTGATGTGGCCAAAGCCCTTTTGCACATCCACCGGATGGGCATCGTGCGCAGCATGCACAGCGAGAACCAAAAAATCCTGCGCCATCCCAAACTGGTTCAGCTTTTCGACCGGTACGCCACCTACAACGGTTCCAGTCCATACAAAGCCCCCGCTGCCCTGAACGTCATCCCGCATCTCGAGCACAGCCTCGGCACCTATATTCCAAAAAAGGGGATGCATCAGATCACCGAAAGCCTCTACACGCTGGCTTTGGAGCTTGGTGTGAAATTCCGTTTCGGAGAGCGTGTGGAAAAGATTGTCCACCAGGCAGGTAAAGTCACCGGCATCATTACCGCGACCGGACAATTCGATGCCGATCTTGTGGTGTCCGACATGGATGTGATGCTCACCTACAGGCGTTTGCTTACCGACATTCCGGCACCGGAATTTATCCTGCGTCAGGAGCGTTCCACTTCTGCGCTGATATTCTACTGGGGAATCCGCCGCAACTTCCCTGAGCTGGGACTGCACAATGTGTTCTTTGGCGACGATTACAAGGGCGAGTTTGAGCGGCTTTTTTCGGGCATTGTACCCGACCCCGATCCCACAATTTATATCAGCGTAAGCTCAAAACGTGTTCCGCAGGATGCTCCCCCCGGTTGCGAGAACTGGTTTGTGATGCTCAACGTGCCTCCGCACCGGCAGGCGTTCGACTGGAATAAGCTTATCCCGCAATACCGTACCATCGTCCTGCAAAAGTTGAGCAAGGTGTTGAAAACCAATATCGAACCCCTGGTTGAAGTTGAAGACACCCTGAGTCCGCTCGATATCGAGCTGCGCACCAGCTCATTTGGAGGCTCGCTCTATGGCAACAGTTCGAACAATCGCTTCGCGGCATTCTTAAGACATGCCAACAACAGCCGCCGGCTAAAAAACCTTTATTTCTGTGGTGGAAGTGTGCATCCGGGCGGAGGCATTCCGCTCTGCCTGCTATCGGCCAAAATTGTGTCTGGTTTAATCCCTGATCCATGA
- a CDS encoding carotenoid biosynthesis protein: MKYLFANKFRMSMFLLLAVYAVGFTTILLGHTDSLMLLTPYNLLFASALLIYNAENPDRAYGLWFFVCALAGFFIEAIGTATGVIFGTYHYGNGLGIKLLDVPLMIGINWPVLVYSTSAILLPLGMHWVVRSISGALLMVLYDFLLEPVAMRFDFWDWDGGVVPVQNYLAWFVIGLLMHLGVNRFVKPLKNKIALYVIVIQALFFAVLIITEDLRIF; the protein is encoded by the coding sequence ATGAAATATCTTTTTGCCAACAAATTCAGGATGAGCATGTTTCTGCTGCTGGCCGTGTATGCGGTGGGCTTCACGACCATACTGCTCGGGCATACCGACAGCCTCATGCTGCTCACCCCCTACAACCTGCTTTTTGCAAGCGCACTGCTCATTTACAATGCCGAAAATCCTGACCGTGCCTACGGCCTGTGGTTTTTTGTGTGTGCGCTTGCAGGATTCTTTATCGAAGCCATTGGCACGGCCACCGGCGTGATATTTGGCACTTATCATTACGGCAATGGTCTGGGTATCAAACTTCTGGATGTACCTTTGATGATTGGTATCAACTGGCCCGTGCTTGTGTATTCTACCTCGGCCATTCTGCTGCCTCTGGGGATGCATTGGGTAGTGCGTTCAATTTCAGGGGCTTTACTCATGGTGCTTTACGATTTCCTGCTCGAACCTGTGGCCATGCGCTTTGATTTCTGGGATTGGGATGGCGGAGTAGTGCCAGTGCAGAATTACCTGGCCTGGTTTGTTATCGGCTTGCTGATGCACCTTGGCGTTAATCGCTTCGTCAAGCCCCTGAAAAATAAAATTGCACTGTATGTGATTGTCATTCAGGCGCTATTCTTTGCAGTCCTGATCATCACCGAAGATCTCAGAATATTCTAA
- the rpmF gene encoding 50S ribosomal protein L32, translating to MPHPKRRHSATRRDKRRTHDKAQMPQLAKCPTTGTIHVYHRAYYVDGDLYYKGKLVMEGAKA from the coding sequence ATGCCACATCCAAAACGGAGACATTCTGCAACCAGAAGAGATAAACGCAGAACACACGACAAAGCTCAGATGCCTCAGCTTGCCAAATGTCCGACTACAGGCACCATCCATGTTTACCACAGGGCATATTACGTGGACGGCGATCTGTATTACAAGGGCAAGCTGGTAATGGAAGGCGCCAAAGCCTGA
- a CDS encoding sensor histidine kinase, which produces MPGSYHETRKVALNSAAVVAFILLAVLLTVVFTGISLNMWLAAGIALLIFALSYLVSFRFIDNFIYKKIRLIYKAIPGFKSRVESKSTSNNVQTGSIEGIREAVIEWSARQKLEIEELRKMAAYRREFLGNISHELKTPIFNIQGYVLTLLDGGLEDPNINKDYLLRTEKSINRLIAIVEDLEEISKLESGELKLNLISFDIAELARDVAEFLEMKARKNNAVITISNELQRPLMVYADKKRIRQVLINLIENAVKYGDKPENQILVRFFDMDEHYLIEVKDNGPGIPEESLPRIFERFYRTDKGRSRDHGGSGLGLAIVKHIIEAHGQSIRVRSKLGKGTVFAFTLPKKG; this is translated from the coding sequence ATGCCTGGCAGTTATCACGAAACCCGCAAAGTAGCTCTGAACTCGGCTGCAGTTGTAGCTTTTATACTGCTTGCTGTGCTTCTGACCGTTGTTTTCACCGGCATCAGCCTCAACATGTGGCTTGCCGCCGGCATTGCCTTATTGATATTCGCACTCTCTTACCTGGTGAGCTTCAGGTTTATTGACAATTTCATCTATAAGAAAATCAGGCTGATATACAAAGCCATACCCGGCTTCAAGTCGAGAGTGGAATCGAAATCGACCAGCAACAACGTTCAAACCGGTTCCATCGAAGGCATCAGGGAAGCCGTGATAGAATGGAGTGCACGCCAGAAACTGGAAATCGAAGAGCTGAGGAAAATGGCTGCTTACCGGCGCGAATTCCTGGGAAATATCTCGCACGAGCTTAAAACGCCCATCTTTAATATCCAGGGCTATGTGCTCACCCTGCTGGATGGCGGACTCGAAGACCCGAACATCAACAAAGACTACCTTCTGCGCACCGAAAAGAGCATCAACCGGTTGATTGCCATTGTGGAAGACCTTGAAGAAATCTCCAAGCTCGAGTCGGGTGAACTCAAACTCAACCTGATTTCGTTCGACATTGCCGAGCTTGCCCGCGATGTGGCAGAATTCCTCGAGATGAAGGCACGAAAAAACAATGCGGTGATTACCATCAGCAACGAGCTCCAACGTCCCCTCATGGTTTATGCCGACAAAAAACGCATCCGCCAGGTGTTGATCAACCTGATTGAAAACGCCGTTAAATACGGTGATAAGCCTGAGAACCAAATCCTTGTGAGGTTTTTCGACATGGATGAGCACTACCTCATCGAAGTCAAAGACAATGGCCCGGGCATCCCCGAAGAAAGTTTACCGCGGATTTTCGAGCGTTTTTACCGCACCGACAAAGGACGCTCGCGCGACCATGGCGGAAGCGGTCTCGGTCTGGCCATCGTGAAACATATCATCGAAGCGCATGGGCAGAGCATCAGGGTGCGCAGCAAACTTGGAAAAGGAACCGTATTTGCCTTCACCCTCCCCAAAAAAGGCTGA
- a CDS encoding DUF2237 domain-containing protein: MSRNVFGEALISCSLDPLTGFYRDGCCNTGEEDRGLHTVCAVMTDEFLEFSRSMGNDLITPQPIFRFPGLKAGDRWCLCALRWVEAWRAGKAPLVVLEATHEKTLDYVPLEELVKYAWKTEK, encoded by the coding sequence ATGTCAAGGAATGTATTTGGGGAAGCGCTGATCAGCTGTAGCTTGGATCCGCTAACAGGTTTTTATCGTGATGGATGTTGCAACACCGGGGAGGAAGACAGGGGTTTGCATACAGTTTGTGCCGTAATGACGGATGAGTTTCTCGAATTCAGCCGCAGCATGGGCAACGACCTGATCACCCCACAGCCGATATTCAGGTTTCCGGGGCTCAAAGCCGGCGACCGGTGGTGCCTGTGTGCGCTGCGTTGGGTTGAGGCCTGGCGCGCCGGTAAGGCGCCTTTGGTGGTGCTTGAGGCTACCCACGAAAAAACATTAGACTATGTTCCGCTCGAAGAGCTTGTAAAATATGCCTGGAAGACAGAGAAATAA
- a CDS encoding SOS response-associated peptidase has product MCGRFQLSVKGKEISERFMTELFDELHRPQGDGKAVPKGYNCAPTQWLPVISNSNPHRISHYRWGLVPSWAKDMWGAARMINSRAETVQEKPAFRQAFRQRRCLVPANGFYEWKKETGQPYRIFLKNEPIFAMAGIWEVWKSPNGELIHTFSILTTQANGLMEGIHHRMPVILKPGNEQTWLQSDDEAQLLDLLCPYPGEEMDMYPVSRAVNNVRNDDERLIMPEPLQPTLFG; this is encoded by the coding sequence ATGTGCGGACGATTTCAGCTTTCGGTGAAAGGAAAGGAAATTTCGGAAAGGTTTATGACCGAACTTTTCGATGAGTTGCACCGTCCACAAGGCGATGGAAAAGCGGTGCCAAAAGGTTACAATTGTGCTCCCACACAATGGCTTCCTGTGATCAGCAACAGCAACCCTCATCGCATCAGTCATTACCGCTGGGGGCTGGTGCCATCGTGGGCAAAAGATATGTGGGGGGCTGCCCGAATGATCAACAGCAGAGCCGAAACAGTGCAGGAAAAACCGGCTTTCAGGCAGGCTTTCCGGCAACGGAGATGCCTGGTGCCGGCCAATGGATTTTATGAGTGGAAAAAGGAAACCGGGCAGCCCTACCGCATCTTTCTGAAAAATGAACCCATCTTTGCCATGGCAGGCATCTGGGAAGTATGGAAATCCCCGAATGGTGAACTTATCCACACCTTCTCCATTCTGACCACGCAGGCCAACGGGCTGATGGAGGGCATACATCACCGCATGCCGGTAATATTGAAGCCCGGCAATGAACAAACATGGCTTCAGTCGGACGACGAAGCGCAGCTGCTGGATCTGTTATGTCCGTATCCCGGTGAAGAAATGGATATGTACCCGGTATCACGCGCAGTGAACAATGTGCGCAACGATGATGAACGTCTCATCATGCCGGAGCCCTTGCAGCCGACACTATTCGGCTGA
- a CDS encoding NUDIX hydrolase, whose amino-acid sequence MAVKGRYCYDYPRPAVTVDAVVFYISDTGNIEVLLIRRSNPPFEGAWAFPGGFVDENETVEQAVQRETAEETGVVHDGFELFGVYSKPDRDPRHRTITVVFMSLLGFKPQPLAGDDAARAAWFGIDALPEMAFDHRDILEDVLASFHEE is encoded by the coding sequence ATGGCGGTCAAGGGCAGGTATTGTTACGACTATCCCCGTCCGGCAGTGACGGTTGATGCAGTGGTATTTTACATCTCGGATACAGGCAACATCGAAGTCCTGCTGATCCGCCGGAGCAATCCGCCGTTCGAGGGTGCCTGGGCATTTCCGGGTGGTTTTGTGGATGAGAATGAGACTGTGGAGCAGGCCGTTCAGCGTGAGACGGCCGAAGAAACAGGAGTCGTACACGACGGTTTTGAGCTTTTCGGGGTGTACAGCAAGCCCGACCGCGACCCGAGGCACCGGACTATTACCGTTGTGTTCATGTCGCTTCTGGGCTTCAAACCTCAGCCTCTGGCAGGAGATGATGCGGCCAGGGCTGCCTGGTTTGGCATTGATGCCTTGCCCGAGATGGCATTCGACCACAGGGACATCCTGGAAGACGTATTGGCCTCATTTCACGAGGAATAG
- a CDS encoding response regulator transcription factor, with product MDFSKYRILLVDDEADVLEFLSYNLKREGFQVSTCTNGHDAINKAKAENPHLIVLDVMMPGMDGIETCEELKKIPSLKNTFIVFLTARGEDYSQISGFEAGADDYVTKPIKPKLLISRLKALLRRLQDAQSEPVTETLQVKDFIIDSERFVVINRGQEIVLPKKEFELLRLLASKPNKVFTREEIFSKVWGDNVIVGDRTIDVHIRKIREKIGLENIRTVKGVGYKFED from the coding sequence ATGGATTTTTCCAAATACCGTATCCTGCTCGTTGACGACGAGGCCGATGTTTTAGAATTTCTCAGCTACAACCTCAAGCGCGAAGGCTTTCAGGTGAGTACGTGCACCAACGGGCACGATGCCATCAATAAAGCAAAGGCAGAAAACCCACACCTTATTGTGCTCGATGTGATGATGCCCGGCATGGATGGCATCGAAACCTGTGAAGAACTCAAAAAAATTCCCTCGCTCAAAAATACTTTCATTGTTTTTCTGACGGCCAGGGGTGAAGACTACTCCCAGATCTCGGGTTTCGAGGCCGGAGCCGACGATTATGTGACCAAACCCATCAAGCCTAAACTGCTGATCAGCAGGCTGAAAGCGCTTCTCCGACGCCTGCAGGATGCGCAATCCGAACCTGTGACCGAAACATTGCAGGTCAAAGACTTTATCATCGATTCCGAACGCTTCGTGGTTATCAACCGCGGACAGGAAATTGTGCTTCCCAAAAAAGAGTTCGAACTGCTGCGCCTGTTGGCCTCCAAACCCAACAAAGTATTCACCCGTGAAGAAATCTTCAGCAAAGTGTGGGGCGATAACGTGATTGTAGGCGACCGCACTATTGATGTACACATCCGGAAAATCAGAGAAAAAATCGGTCTCGAAAACATTCGCACAGTCAAAGGCGTAGGTTATAAATTTGAGGACTGA
- a CDS encoding phosphate acyltransferase, producing the protein MRLGLDVFGGDFAPASPLEGLKLLAPELREGCTLVLFGDEQQIKDGLRDMPPHNGSIEIVHCTEVITMADKPIKAFKAKQNSSIVKGFEWLIKGEIDAFASAGNSGAMFVGATSVMGTIPGIIRPASLVPIPKLNGTYKIILDVGTNPDARADVLYQYGFLGSIYASVVMGIDNPRVALLNIGEEEKKGNLLVQSAWQMMKDTNDFNFVGNVEGRDLFNDKADVVVCDGFTGNIVIKQLQAIYRIMEKRGLLDDFFSRFNYENYGGTPIIGINGHVIIGHGISSPLAIKNMMLLSREVAESRLSDKIKDAMENFGIQKFEWTNF; encoded by the coding sequence ATGCGACTGGGCCTCGATGTTTTTGGGGGCGATTTTGCTCCGGCATCCCCTTTGGAAGGCCTGAAACTGCTTGCGCCCGAACTGCGCGAGGGTTGTACCCTTGTACTTTTCGGTGATGAGCAGCAGATCAAAGATGGCCTGCGCGACATGCCGCCGCACAATGGCAGCATCGAAATTGTGCATTGCACCGAGGTCATCACCATGGCCGATAAGCCCATCAAAGCATTTAAAGCCAAGCAAAATTCTTCTATCGTCAAGGGCTTTGAGTGGCTCATAAAAGGAGAGATAGATGCGTTTGCGAGTGCCGGAAACAGTGGTGCCATGTTTGTGGGAGCCACCAGTGTCATGGGTACCATTCCCGGAATCATCCGGCCTGCCAGCCTTGTACCCATACCTAAACTAAACGGCACCTACAAGATTATTCTCGATGTGGGAACCAACCCCGATGCCCGGGCCGACGTACTTTATCAGTATGGTTTTCTGGGCTCAATTTATGCATCGGTGGTCATGGGTATTGACAACCCAAGGGTGGCCTTGCTCAACATAGGCGAAGAGGAAAAAAAGGGAAATCTGCTTGTGCAATCCGCATGGCAGATGATGAAAGACACCAACGACTTCAACTTTGTTGGCAATGTGGAAGGCCGCGACCTGTTCAACGACAAAGCCGATGTGGTTGTTTGCGATGGTTTCACCGGCAACATTGTCATCAAACAGTTGCAGGCAATCTACCGCATCATGGAAAAGCGCGGCCTGCTCGACGATTTTTTTTCGCGATTCAATTACGAGAATTACGGAGGAACTCCGATCATCGGCATAAACGGGCATGTCATCATCGGGCACGGCATCAGCAGTCCGCTCGCCATTAAAAACATGATGCTGCTTTCGAGGGAGGTGGCCGAATCGCGTCTGAGTGATAAAATCAAAGATGCCATGGAAAACTTTGGCATCCAGAAGTTTGAATGGACCAACTTTTGA
- a CDS encoding ketoacyl-ACP synthase III has product MEKKIYAAVTGIHAWVPEDLLTNADLEKMVDTTDEWIVTRTGIRERHILKGEGKGTSVIGTAAVKGLLEKTGTSPDEVDMLICATVTPDMLFPATANIISHNCGIKNAFSYDLNAACSGFIYALVTASKFIESGTYKKIVVVGADKMSAIVDYTDRATCVIFGDGGGAVLLEPSAEPVGVMDAMLQSDGSGMTHLHMKAGGSVKPPSHQTVDAREHFVYQEGQAVFKFAVTNMADVAAAVVERNGLQPEDIAYLVPHQANLRIIDATARRVGLPAEKVMVNIERYGNTTNGTIPICLYEWENKLRKGDNLILAAFGGGFTWGSVWLKWAYDPK; this is encoded by the coding sequence ATGGAGAAGAAAATCTATGCTGCCGTAACAGGCATTCATGCCTGGGTGCCCGAAGATCTGCTCACCAATGCCGACCTTGAAAAAATGGTGGATACCACCGACGAGTGGATTGTCACCCGTACAGGCATCAGGGAGCGACACATACTGAAAGGCGAAGGCAAAGGAACCTCGGTGATTGGCACTGCTGCCGTAAAAGGCTTGCTCGAAAAAACTGGCACTTCGCCAGATGAGGTAGATATGCTCATTTGCGCCACAGTTACCCCCGATATGCTTTTCCCGGCAACGGCCAACATCATCAGCCACAATTGTGGCATCAAAAACGCTTTCAGTTACGACCTCAATGCGGCCTGTTCGGGCTTTATCTATGCCCTGGTTACCGCCTCAAAGTTCATCGAGAGTGGTACCTACAAAAAGATCGTTGTGGTAGGCGCGGATAAGATGTCGGCTATTGTTGACTATACCGACCGTGCCACCTGTGTTATTTTTGGTGACGGGGGAGGGGCTGTGCTGCTTGAGCCTTCTGCCGAACCCGTCGGGGTGATGGATGCCATGCTGCAATCGGATGGATCGGGCATGACGCACCTGCACATGAAGGCTGGGGGGTCGGTTAAGCCGCCATCGCATCAGACCGTTGATGCACGCGAGCATTTTGTCTATCAGGAAGGCCAGGCAGTATTCAAATTTGCTGTAACCAATATGGCCGATGTTGCTGCAGCAGTGGTCGAACGCAACGGACTGCAACCCGAGGATATTGCTTACCTGGTGCCACATCAGGCCAATCTGCGAATCATCGACGCCACAGCAAGGCGCGTCGGATTGCCGGCCGAAAAGGTGATGGTGAATATTGAACGCTACGGAAATACTACCAACGGAACCATTCCCATCTGTTTGTATGAGTGGGAAAACAAGCTCCGCAAAGGCGACAACCTCATCCTTGCCGCTTTCGGCGGTGGATTTACCTGGGGTTCGGTATGGCTGAAGTGGGCCTACGACCCCAAATAA
- a CDS encoding T9SS type A sorting domain-containing protein: MIRFYSLLLLTFLIRFTAQTQDTLTVMQYNLLYYGEITGFCNNSNNSLAMKDPHLRTILDFVKPDIFTVNELSKDAPIHEHLLNNVLNAGGTGKYSKAQLRNTANSNIVNMIFFDNRKLALKAQYTAQNVLRDIDVYELYYKSNDLAQGDTSFIVCIVAHLKAGNTTSDANSRKIMAENVMRFVENRFANENVMFMGDFNLYTASEPAFQTMINYPASVQARFLDPVGQMGDWNNNAFYAAVHTQSTNVVSGDCKSGGGLDDRFDFILISDEIRFGTRKVRYIQDTYKAVGQDGQRFNNAVNSAPQNLSVPANVADALFNFSDHLPVTLKLRVDKVLGINETDPNPYLATLAPNPTTASSQLSIYLGAGESAEVQLYDLSGKLMWTSEPVVQAGRNTIHIPGETLQPGIYLVRISGSRRIQSLKLLRR, translated from the coding sequence ATGATCCGATTCTACTCACTTCTCCTTCTTACTTTTCTTATCCGTTTTACTGCCCAAACTCAGGACACCCTGACCGTGATGCAGTACAACCTGCTCTATTATGGCGAAATCACAGGCTTTTGCAACAACAGCAACAACAGCCTCGCCATGAAAGACCCTCACCTGCGCACCATCCTCGACTTTGTCAAGCCCGACATATTCACAGTAAACGAACTTTCGAAAGATGCACCCATTCATGAGCACCTGCTCAACAATGTGCTCAATGCCGGTGGCACAGGAAAGTACAGCAAGGCGCAGTTGCGCAACACTGCCAACTCGAACATCGTTAACATGATTTTCTTCGACAACCGCAAACTTGCGCTCAAAGCCCAATACACCGCACAAAACGTGCTTCGCGACATAGATGTGTACGAGCTGTATTATAAATCGAACGATCTGGCACAGGGCGACACCTCTTTCATTGTTTGCATTGTGGCACACCTTAAAGCCGGAAACACCACCTCGGATGCCAACTCCCGCAAAATCATGGCTGAAAATGTGATGCGTTTTGTTGAAAACAGGTTTGCCAACGAAAATGTGATGTTCATGGGCGATTTTAACCTGTACACTGCCTCGGAACCGGCATTTCAGACCATGATCAATTATCCGGCCAGCGTCCAGGCCAGGTTTCTTGACCCTGTGGGTCAGATGGGCGATTGGAACAACAACGCGTTTTATGCCGCCGTGCATACCCAAAGCACCAATGTGGTTTCGGGCGACTGCAAATCGGGAGGTGGGCTCGACGATCGCTTCGATTTCATCCTGATTTCGGACGAAATACGGTTTGGCACACGCAAGGTGCGTTACATTCAGGATACTTACAAGGCAGTCGGCCAGGACGGCCAACGCTTTAACAATGCCGTCAACTCCGCACCCCAAAACCTGTCGGTGCCTGCCAATGTTGCCGACGCCCTGTTTAACTTTTCCGACCACCTGCCTGTGACCTTAAAGCTTCGTGTTGATAAAGTGCTGGGCATCAACGAAACAGATCCGAATCCTTACCTTGCAACATTGGCTCCCAACCCGACCACCGCCAGCTCACAACTTTCAATCTACCTTGGTGCCGGCGAATCGGCTGAGGTGCAGCTGTATGATTTGTCGGGCAAACTGATGTGGACTTCCGAACCGGTGGTTCAGGCTGGCCGAAACACCATCCATATCCCCGGCGAAACATTGCAACCGGGCATTTACCTGGTTCGCATTTCAGGAAGCCGCAGGATACAGTCCTTAAAACTCCTCAGGCGCTGA
- a CDS encoding DUF177 domain-containing protein codes for MKYEREFILPLTGSSLGPKTYDFDLGSEFLAFSQFPEAESGEVHLSLVLDKQPAFIAMEFNYKGWLKLNCDRCAEDYIQPINGTFRYLLKYGDHLEEESEDVMLIPRDLHEYDVFQLVYEYLMLLVPMRKVHLPDAHGQATCNPEVLALLERLKPEASVDPRWSQLQSLIKPDEEPQTN; via the coding sequence GTGAAATACGAAAGGGAATTCATCTTGCCACTCACAGGGAGCAGCCTGGGGCCGAAGACTTACGACTTCGACCTGGGTAGCGAATTCCTTGCATTCAGTCAGTTTCCGGAGGCTGAGTCCGGCGAGGTGCACCTGAGCCTTGTGCTCGACAAGCAGCCGGCATTCATTGCCATGGAATTCAATTACAAAGGCTGGTTGAAGCTGAATTGCGACCGTTGTGCTGAGGATTACATACAGCCAATCAACGGAACTTTCAGGTATCTGCTCAAATATGGCGATCACCTGGAGGAGGAATCGGAAGATGTAATGCTCATCCCCAGGGATTTGCATGAATATGATGTATTCCAGCTGGTTTATGAGTACCTGATGTTGCTCGTTCCCATGCGCAAGGTACATTTGCCCGATGCCCACGGCCAGGCTACCTGCAATCCGGAGGTTCTGGCCCTGCTCGAACGGCTGAAGCCCGAAGCCTCGGTTGACCCCCGTTGGAGCCAGCTGCAATCGCTCATCAAGCCTGATGAAGAACCACAGACAAACTGA
- a CDS encoding lycopene cyclase domain-containing protein, protein MNPVYLYLDLFTIFFPFVLSFDRKVAFYKQWKYLFPAIGIMGAFFIAKDVWYAAMQIWGFNDRYLIGIRWFGLPVEEWMFFVVVPYAIVFIYACLKAYLKTDPLLKIHRQLAVGISVMLMVVGVVYYDRLYTSIIFILTAALLLYNVYRRQPWLSMFMLSYFVSLIPFLLVNGILTGSWLDEPIVWYDNTHNLGIRIFTIPIEDTVYNLMMFLMTVQLMEWFRTKY, encoded by the coding sequence ATGAACCCAGTGTACCTTTACCTTGATCTGTTCACGATTTTTTTTCCGTTTGTGCTGAGTTTTGACCGCAAGGTGGCTTTTTACAAGCAGTGGAAATACCTGTTTCCGGCCATTGGCATCATGGGTGCGTTTTTCATTGCCAAAGACGTGTGGTATGCTGCCATGCAAATCTGGGGATTCAACGACAGGTACCTCATTGGCATCCGGTGGTTTGGTTTGCCCGTGGAAGAGTGGATGTTTTTTGTAGTGGTGCCTTATGCCATTGTATTTATCTATGCCTGCCTCAAGGCCTATCTGAAAACCGACCCCTTGCTGAAGATACATCGCCAGTTAGCAGTCGGAATCAGTGTTATGCTGATGGTGGTGGGGGTTGTTTATTACGACCGGCTCTATACCTCCATTATATTTATCCTTACGGCAGCATTGCTGCTTTATAATGTTTACCGCCGTCAGCCCTGGCTCAGTATGTTTATGTTGTCTTATTTCGTTTCGCTGATTCCTTTTTTGCTGGTCAATGGAATACTCACCGGCAGCTGGCTCGACGAACCTATTGTGTGGTACGACAACACGCATAACCTGGGCATCCGCATTTTTACCATACCCATCGAGGACACCGTGTATAACCTGATGATGTTTCTGATGACTGTGCAGTTGATGGAATGGTTCAGGACGAAATACTGA